The Aspergillus luchuensis IFO 4308 DNA, chromosome 4, nearly complete sequence DNA window GTCTCCACCGTCCTGCGCCAAATGATATCACTCGCGTTCATAGCCTGCAACTCGAACATCACTTTCCCCTGGAacagctccttcatcttaTTGTCAATAGCAAACAGATCACCACCCTGAACAGACTTTGTCAAAGTCATACCAGCCTTCTGTTCCTCACCAAGCGGAACCCCTCTGCCACCATATTTAGCACTAGTGATCAAATACAACACCTTCTCCGCAGCATCTTCAGGAGACGTTCCGAACGCAGACAACGCAGCTTTAAACAGTGGCCAAAACCACTTTCCACCCCAGGCCTTCTTAAAGGCATCTGTACTGACTCCACCAGGATaatgatggatgaatacCACATGAGGGTTTTCCTGAGCCAATCTTGACATAGACAATGTAGTATAGGTGGACATTGATTTTGCGAGAGAGCCCAAGCCGAAATGACCTGGTTTCTCGAGATCGATGTCGTCGAGGTagatggaagatgattcATATCCCGCGTTGAGGACACTTACGACGCGTGGGCTATTGGGCGATGAGTTGAGTAAGGGGAGAAGTTCAACCATCAGCAATATTCGGCTGTAGTAGTTCAGTACTAGTGAGAGGCTTTTTCCTTCGGATGTTTCTGATAATCATGTTTTGTGAGCTGATACTCCTGGTCAATGGTGATCAGAAGAGGCGTACCAATGCGCTCCCCCGAGGAGATAAAGCCAGCGCTCAGGTACAAGCAGTCAAGACTCGTCTCGCGTCTCCTAATCTCATCGCACAGCTTTTTGGTATCTGCTAGAAGAGACAATTGACCTTCCAACCAGGTGATCTGTGCCTGTCTGTTGGATTGTCGAAGCTCATCTAGAAACGATTGATGCTTCTTGCCGTCCCTGCCAATGACATACACCCTGACTGGCAGATTCGTAGAAATCAGGCGATTAAGTGTCGCCTTTCCAATGCCATCTGTAGCTCCGGTGAAGACTGCCGTGCGAGGTACAGTCTCTGGTGTGATTCGGGAGTTGGAGGCCCGGATTGCGGAGATGGTGGCCATTGCACGACTTGAAGATGATTCTTATGAGAAATATAGTTAGTATAGATGAGTAATAGATGGAAGAATATTTGAAACAATGTCGCCCGCTAATGGTGGAGTTGGCAGACGTTATATatgatgttgtcgaggcTAAGAGGAGCGGACTTGAAGTCCGTCTCCAACGGCGATTGCTATCCAAAGACAGTATTACTCGCCTACCCGAGGCGAAGGGTATTCATAGcgttattattaaagtagaACTCGGAAATAGATATCCAAGGATATAGTGTACATCATCTGAAACTCTTTCAGTTCGGGGTGCTAATAGTTCTAAGTGGAAAATTAATGATATTGCCCGAAATGTAGACCTGACAGGACTGATTATAGCCCTGGAAAGACGTAATATTTAGATTGAACTGTCTGTTTCCACTGCAGACTTGTGGCGTGCCTGCAGCCATCTCCCTCACAGCAGTGTGCTGAATAATGGGGAGCAACGGAGGTTTGTGAAAATGTCCCTCGTGTATCATGACCTGGTCATGTTGTGAATCGACCCGCGTTATCAGGAACGCCCCAGCAAAATGTATTTTGATGAGGAGCAATGTCGCATAGATTATGCAGCGAGACTTATCATTTGTGAAATATTGGCGGGTATTTTAGACCAGATTGGACTTCGTGGGGGCAGAATAGCCATACCACGTATGCAAACATGGTAGAACTAAAGCCTAATATGCGATATGGCGCCGAATGCAAATATAAAACGCATACCTATGCATGCCAGCATGCTTCAGGGGCGTTTGTACTGATGCTTCTAATCACCGGATGACACTGACACCATGTGACCGAGCGTAGGTTATTGCCTCGTATGGGATATTGTCACAATTTTTGATGTATACATACTCAACACGTGGAAAGTCGACATCCGAGGAACGTGCGTCAGCAAGCATTTTGAGCAGACGGCCTGTCACATCGGTGTTGGAGACATCTAGAGCAGTGAGGTTTGACAAACCTTCCACCAAGGTCTTCACGGTCGAGTCATTGATGCCTGGAAGCTGAGGAACTCCGAGCTCAGTCAAGTTGACCGAATTCTCCGCCAGAACAAGACTGAGCTTCTCAGAGTCGAGTTGTGGACAGCGGTCGACGACAAGGTTCCGTAATACAGCCTTGGAGTCGACTATGAACCGATGGAGCGTGCGGTAGGTGACCCAAATTATGTCGCGAAGCATAAGAGTATGGAGATTTGGAAGGTGTAAGGGTTGCTCGGGAGAAAAGGGGAATTCCTCCCCAGGTGGAGCGGCACCTGCATGAATGGAAAGGTATTCGAGACTCGGCGGTAAGCTGAAAGTGCCTATGAATACGCCTTTCAGATCCAGTCTACGTAGCCTGGAGTATCGGATAGGGTCAAATGATAGATAGTACGGCGCCCAGACTTTGGGATACGACTCAAGCCGTAGTTCTTCAAGGTTGGGCATTGAGCAAGACATTGACTCCTGAGATAGCTGTTAGTACCAGAAACAGCACGAACCCAGACAAAGCTCATGAGACCAGCCAACTTACAGTAGCGGGAGGAATGTATAGAGCAGGAACACGACCTGGTGGCGGAATTGACGCTTCCGTGAGCAAGGTGATACTCTTCAAATTCGGCAGATGTGAAGGCCAATGTACTTTGGATTCGGGCGACGGCTGGGCGTTATGAACCTCTAGACGTTCGAGCTGGGATAAGCTTGATAGAAACTTCGCGATATTTTCCTGAGCCACCGGTGTCTGTTTCGCGATAATAAGAGATCTCAATTGTGTTGAGCTCCTGAACACGTCGCAAAGCCCATTAGGCTGTGTGATAGGGTCCCGGATCTCCAAATGTTCCAATTTTGGACATCTACTCAAAGCTTCTAGCACTCTTTCTTGAAAAGGGGTGGATATGTTGGTCATGACAGCATGGGTTAGCAAGGCACGCGAACGTTGGACAAATGCCCGAAAGGAGCGCCAATGGACCTTGCGTCGGGCCTCTGTGAAATCTAATTGCATCCAAAGATCTGGTTGTGAGAGCATTCGCTGCCATCCCTTCGAAACTCGCAGGAGAACCCTAAGAGCCTGATCGTCAGCTTGCTTATAGGACCTCTTTGTACAGGCTACTTACGCCAGCTCCCTAAAATTGAAATACTGCAGCACCATCATGGCCAACTCGAGAGGTAGAGTATCAAACGGATCTAGACGTTTCACTGATGCCTTCTCTTTCACCTTGCAATACATTTGAAGTATCATCTGAGCCGGTCAGCGTTCAAAGGCGCATCTTGCTGCAAATTCAGCTGAAACCCGCTTACCTTACGACGGGGATGATCTTCAGGCAGAGTCTTCAAGCCATAGCCGTAAGCTTTGAGGGCCTTTGCACGATCCCCAGTCAGAAGCAAGGTCTGACCATATCGCAAAACGCCCTAACGCTCAATTAGTCTACAGTGCACACAATCGACCATCGCACAGGCTGCAAGCTACCCGTCCATCTTTGGTATCTCTGCGGATCATCTGTCGCGAATCATTGAGAGCGCGATCATACTGAGTGAGCTTGATGTACGTTGCGGCCCGGTTGTCCAGGATGCTCATCACATCGGCGCCTTTACAAGAGAGAGCCTGTGGGCCAATTGCCTTAGTAGCCTTTTCCTTATCGGACGCGGTGGACCGCGCGAACGCACCTCTGTAAACGCGGCCAGAGCGTCTGAATAGTTGCCCTGCCTGAAGAGCAGCTGTCCTCTCCGTTGCAGAGAGTCTCCCTCGCCACGGACTACGCGCGCCATGTTGCCAATTgggaggatgaagttgagaagaagcaagaggACGCGCGAGCGACGCGTGCGATAAGAAAAGTGATTTACTTCCCTTTACAGATCAGATGTGGGCAGGTGCATGACATAAGCATACAGCGGAAGTGGGGCGTGGCGGTCACCGGAGTGCGCCTGCTGTTTATGTTCTTCCCCTTTAGGAATCCCGCGGCTGtcgaaaaataataataacagtcTGGCGGTCCCCGACGCATTATCGCAACCAACACCCCTCGACATCAATCGGcaactcctctcccttcagAGAGGTCGCTGCCACCAGAGCTTGCAGGCAAGCCATGGAGCCACAGAATCTGCAGGCAGCATCTACTTACATCAATAATGTCTTGCTGGCCAGGGGGCTGCTGAAGAGCGGCCAACCCATTGATTTCGCCAAccctgaagatgaggagggaggcacGGCGGCCACAATGGGGAGGATCATAAATTTGGTCAACGATTTGGTTCTGCGCAGAGATGTACGGAGTCACAATGTCCAGGGAAATCGTCGCACTGGCTAACAGCCAAAACAGCGTGAAGCCGAACACCGAGAGAATCTAGCGACCACAATCCGCACCCTACGCGCGGAGGAATCGCAAAAAACAGCAGAGTTGGTACGATAGGCATCAAGTGTATACTTTGCGACCGCAGAGAAGGCTAACGACTTGGCTGTAGGAGAAAGTCAAGACGAAGGCCTCCGAGCTAACCCGTTCCCTGGCTCTCGCAGAAGCGCAGGAACGAGCATTGAAGGCGAACGCTTCTAGTGCCGATTCGACAATCCGAGGACTGAAAGAGCAAGTGCAGCGTATGAAGACGACCATTCAGCAAGTTCGAGCTCAATGCGCCAACGACATCCGCAAACGCGACCTGGAAATGCAGAAACTGAAATCGCACTTGGCTGAACGCCAGCGCGGAAAGCGGGAAGGGCTGTCGATGACCACTATCAATATCAACCCAGCAGCCAGTCAATCGTCCCGATCTAGACTGGCGGCCGGTGGTGAGGGCATCAACGATCCTGGATACAGCCTCAAGCAGGAAACGAACGACTTCCTCACTGAACTATGTCAAAACCTCAGCGACGAAAATGATACGCTAATATCATTGGCACGGAACACAGTCGAAACTCTGAAGGATCTCCAGGGTCTATCACAAGCCGAAGACGAAGATAAGTCCGCGACCGGGATGGCAAGCGTCGGGGCTGGACGGTCCCTGCAAGGCTCGGTAACGGCGCTACCTACCTCTTGTGACGAGCTATCAGCACAAATGGACCATGTCCTCGAGCATCTACGAACACTGCTCACGAACCCATCGTTCGTACCTCTCGAGGAAGTAGAAATGCGGGACGAAGAAATTAAACGACTTCGCGAAGGCTGGGAGAAAATGGAAAGTCGGTGGAGCCAGGCCGTTACAATGATGGATGGCTGGCATAAACGGATCGCGGATGGAGGCCATTCGATTCAAGCGGAAGAGCTCCGACAAGGCTTAGACCTACGCCTAGACATCACGCAAGCACTGTCTCAAGACGTGGGGCGAGACACGACCATCCAGTCACCCATTTTCGAAGAccaagaggcagaagaggaggaagagaaacaaaCCGCTGCGAAGGTTACCACTGAGCCTAGCCGGCCTGCAGAGTCCCCCAGGAGAACTCGCCAGTCGACGCGAGAAACGAGATCCAGGAGAGCCAGTAAAGccttgaaagaaaagagtgaCAACATCATGACTGGACGCTCGCCACGGAAGGTCTCATTTACTGCGGGTCTACAAGACTCGCCTTGCGAACCGAGCGCGGACGATGAGACGCTACAAGTAAAAGCACACCGTTCGGAAGCGGTAACACGTAGACCATCAAGAAGGAAAGCTGAATCGAAGGGGCTCTCCCGCCAGGGAAGCAGCGCTCAAAGTCCTCAGCCCAAAGAGTCTCGCCGGGCAGCTGCTATCCAAGCATCAAGCAGCCAAGCTCGCCTGAGCGTGCCCCAGAAGCTAGCAGCTGCTGAAAGCGAGGCCCGAGAGGCAGAACAGGCTCGcaaagagagcgagagtcGTAAGCGTGGGCGGGCTCTCAAGGGATCCAGCAAAGGACACCGGGATCGACGCCGGAGCACACTCACCAGCGACGAGCTGGGAGAGCTGATGGGGATGCCTGCAAAGTGAAGTGACGATTtgtttcatgatgatgttcctGGGAGACAAGCTTATTCGATACCCCCTCGTTCACTGTCTGAGTATATATCTTGCCTGTTTGCATACTTCCTGCCTTGGTGACGACATAATCATGACCTGCTTCTTTCCTCGTTTTGTATAGTTAGTACAACCCGGTATAACTACAATACCACAAGTAATTTTTCGAAGCAGTCATTCTATACTTATTCTCACACAGCCCCCTTCATTCCATATGTCGACATTTCTGCCTTCAACTATCTAGACCGTCCCTCAGTCCCCAGCTCGACAACAAGCCTCCATATCAAAGGCCATGGCGCCACAAACCATACCATGACGCTCACTCGATACCTACAGGCTGAATTTTGCGCCCCGAATGTATTGTATCGGACGCGATACCAAGCCTAGAGCCGTATAGTTGTATAGTTCGTCCTCGCACCCAAGGAACCATGCCCGACTTTCCCCAACAAGACCCCGATTTTCCCCGGACAAAAGGACAGACCCAACTATTCGCACATATAGTCGTAGTTCTCCTGACAAATATCGGCGTCTTCCAATATACCGCAGATGGCTCTGGAGCGAATGCACAGCTCTGTTCTGAAATCCGATGCCCTTAATCCTTTAGATGTCATTCCAGGCCAAAAAGCGGCGAGGAGTAACTAGATTCCTCGAGGAATAAGAGGAACAGAGTCCGGACCGTAGTTGAAGCCTTGTTGTGGTCATAGCTGCAGTCATTGCTGCGACGCTCGTTTCTCATACCTCATCGTGAAGGCATAGAGTTCGACGGTTAGTATGTGAGCCTTGCCGGCTCGCTTGTTCTTTGCCTCTCATACTTCTCCCATCACCACAACACTCACGCTTTGGCTGCTCGCTATCGTTTGACAGAGTAACCACAACTGCTTTTATCAATCTCATCTCTTCACACTGCTCGTCGTTCTAGTACGCTTTTGATAAAGTTCTCCTTTAGGAGGATAATATCTGATTCGTGCTTGTTAGCGTCTGTTGCTTAGCTTGGCTTTGCTTGATCACTAAGAGGGTAAGTTACTCACGGCTTTTGCTCTGAGAAAtgcatccttcccctcaagcAGTCAACATGGATTTCTGTCAACAGTACCCCGGTGCTATTCCATATCCTGGAAAGAAACCTTTTGGCCCTTCTTTCAATCATAGTACCATGAAATGGGTTTTCTTCACCGGGGCTCGTTTGCAAGTTGAAGGAATGCAAGAGCCTAATTGGCTGTTTATGGATATACCTCCTTGGTGTGAGCCTGCGATGAGCAGGCATCTGCCTGAGTTTCCAAAGGAACCTCAATGGGATGTGATCATTAAGGATACCGACATACCTGACGGGGATCCTTTCATTTCGGAGATGTCTGATGGCGTCCAGGAACAACAGTATATTATGCCTGCCGATAACCACCCGTCTATTCCTCCTAACCGCCGATTTTCACGTATGACCCATCCAGGATTCCGTGTACGTCGAGACACCCCCTTGTATCAGATGCTCCGACAGTTGGTTCCCACCGTGACCAATAGCCCTCCGCAGCCGTCCCCAGATGGCTCAGCTCAAGCCCAGGCGAGACCAAGTGGTTCTGATATTAAAGATGATATTCTTATCGTCGGAGGAATAAAGGTCACAGACGACAACGCTCAagatctccttcctcttggAGCTCGCCTTTTTGTTGGAAAGTAAGAGCTATACCCCCTTCCAAACTCAATAGTGCATGGGACAAAAACTAACACCCTGCAGTCTACCAAGTGCTCTTGATCCACCTCAGATGGAGTTCGAGCTCAAGAGGATGCTTGGCGAATACGGACGTTGCTATGTCAAAGTGAAGACGAATCCTAATTCTGGTCTGAGAACCGCCTTTGTGCAATTCAAGGTACGCGTCATGCTTCAAACCTCAATAGCAATAGCTAATGAAGTGTAGACACCGGAGGTTGCGAATAAAGTCTTTCGAATGAGAAATGGTCAAGAATCGGTATTCAAGCTGCAGCAACGCACTCTCCGGTTCGAAATGgcgaaaggaagaaggagtgCACCCATTGGCATATATCCCTCCGAAGACCCTCAACCAGTCCAAAGGCCCACACAAGAAGCCATTGAGGGCATAGTAGAGCCGACCCTTGAAATGAACGGCGGTCACACCGAGCCCACACATGAGATGAACGGCCAGGGCAGCGTTGATCCCAACCATATGATGAACGGTGCGACCAGCGGCGAGCCCGCACTTATAATGAACGGCGATGCCAGCGGTGTTCCCGCATTGAATGGCGTGGGCAGCATCGAGCACGCAAATGATATGAACGGCGAGAGTACAGTTGAGCTCCCGCAAAACAATACCGAAGCGATCCCCGAAAGCAGCGAGCCAGCTGATGAATCAAATGAGAGGTTCTATAACGCACATGCCAGCGGCACCCGCTCGGCTCCGTGCCTATCTCCCGTATGGGGAGTCTGTGTAATCGCCCCGGAGCAGCGCCTAGATGATTTCATGCTATAATAGCGTTGCTTAGCCTGAGAGGCTGATATACCCTTGAGATTTTCTCGTTTCTTTATCTCCATCTTGGCTATCTTcaggttgttggtgttgatcgTCTCATCTTTTTTCGTTATTTGTGAAGCAGACTTCTGGCTTCTCGTGTCTTGTTGTGTCTTAtcctgtcctgtcctgtcctgtcctgtcctgtTCTTTCATGTTTTAGTATTTTCAGCTATTTAGCTTGCAAGCCAGGTCTCGTTGATGGAAAAGACCTATCCCGTCCCGGCCTGGCAATACACTCTTGCTTGAACTTCCTTGTTCCCAACTAACTGGGGTAGTGTGTAAGCATCGTAGGAACTGAGTTTGAGTGCGTGTGATACGCGAAGAAAAAGCTATCTAG harbors:
- a CDS encoding uncharacterized protein (COG:Q;~EggNog:ENOG410PM4N;~InterPro:IPR036291,IPR002347;~PFAM:PF08659,PF00106;~go_process: GO:0055114 - oxidation-reduction process [Evidence IEA]), encoding MATISAIRASNSRITPETVPRTAVFTGATDGIGKATLNRLISTNLPVRVYVIGRDGKKHQSFLDELRQSNRQAQITWLEGQLSLLADTKKLCDEIRRRETSLDCLYLSAGFISSGERIETSEGKSLSLVLNYYSRILLMVELLPLLNSSPNSPRVVSVLNAGYESSSIYLDDIDLEKPGHFGLGSLAKSMSTYTTLSMSRLAQENPHVVFIHHYPGGVSTDAFKKAWGGKWFWPLFKAALSAFGTSPEDAAEKVLYLITSAKYGGRGVPLGEEQKAGMTLTKSVQGGDLFAIDNKMKELFQGKVMFELQAMNASDIIWRRTVETLAPYSS
- a CDS encoding Leucine Rich Repeat domain protein (COG:S;~EggNog:ENOG410PR1Y;~InterPro:IPR011990,IPR001810,IPR019734,IPR013105, IPR036047,IPR032675,IPR013026;~PFAM:PF07719,PF00646,PF12937;~go_function: GO:0005515 - protein binding [Evidence IEA]), with the translated sequence MARVVRGEGDSLQRRGQLLFRQGNYSDALAAFTEALSCKGADVMSILDNRAATYIKLTQYDRALNDSRQMIRRDTKDGRGVLRYGQTLLLTGDRAKALKAYGYGLKTLPEDHPRRKMILQMYCKVKEKASVKRLDPFDTLPLELAMMVLQYFNFRELAVLLRVSKGWQRMLSQPDLWMQLDFTEARRKVHWRSFRAFVQRSRALLTHAVMTNISTPFQERVLEALSRCPKLEHLEIRDPITQPNGLCDVFRSSTQLRSLIIAKQTPVAQENIAKFLSSLSQLERLEVHNAQPSPESKVHWPSHLPNLKSITLLTEASIPPPGRVPALYIPPATESMSCSMPNLEELRLESYPKVWAPYYLSFDPIRYSRLRRLDLKGVFIGTFSLPPSLEYLSIHAGAAPPGEEFPFSPEQPLHLPNLHTLMLRDIIWVTYRTLHRFIVDSKAVLRNLVVDRCPQLDSEKLSLVLAENSVNLTELGVPQLPGINDSTVKTLVEGLSNLTALDVSNTDVTGRLLKMLADARSSDVDFPRVEYVYIKNCDNIPYEAITYARSHGVSVIR
- a CDS encoding uncharacterized protein (COG:S;~EggNog:ENOG410PFHP;~InterPro:IPR021622;~PFAM:PF11559) translates to MEPQNLQAASTYINNVLLARGLLKSGQPIDFANPEDEEGGTAATMGRIINLVNDLVLRRDREAEHRENLATTIRTLRAEESQKTAELEKVKTKASELTRSLALAEAQERALKANASSADSTIRGLKEQVQRMKTTIQQVRAQCANDIRKRDLEMQKLKSHLAERQRGKREGLSMTTININPAASQSSRSRLAAGGEGINDPGYSLKQETNDFLTELCQNLSDENDTLISLARNTVETLKDLQGLSQAEDEDKSATGMASVGAGRSLQGSVTALPTSCDELSAQMDHVLEHLRTLLTNPSFVPLEEVEMRDEEIKRLREGWEKMESRWSQAVTMMDGWHKRIADGGHSIQAEELRQGLDLRLDITQALSQDVGRDTTIQSPIFEDQEAEEEEEKQTAAKVTTEPSRPAESPRRTRQSTRETRSRRASKALKEKSDNIMTGRSPRKVSFTAGLQDSPCEPSADDETLQVKAHRSEAVTRRPSRRKAESKGLSRQGSSAQSPQPKESRRAAAIQASSSQARLSVPQKLAAAESEAREAEQARKESESRKRGRALKGSSKGHRDRRRSTLTSDELGELMGMPAK